A stretch of DNA from Sphingomonas ginkgonis:
CGCACCTTCTCAATCTTGTCCGCTACATCAGCTTCCGGGCTGGCGCGGCGAGCGCGACCGCGCTGGTGATCGGCCTGATCTGGGGACCGACCTTCATCGGATGGCTGCGGGTGCGCCAGGGCAAGGGGCAGCCGATCCGCGCCGACGGGCCGCAGACCCACCTCGCCAAGCGCGGCACGCCAACCATGGGCGGGCTGCTGATCCTGATCTCGGTCGGGATCTCGGTCCTGCTCTGGATGGACCTTCGCAACCCCTATGTCTGGGCCTGCCTGCTGGTCACCGGCGGGTTCGGGCTGATCGGCTTCCTCGACGACTGGGACAAGGTCCGGAAGGCCCATCATGCAGGGCTGAGCGGCAAAACGCGCCTGATGTTCGAGTTCCTGATCGCCGGCGCGGCGACCTTCCTGATGGTCCAGTCGGGCAACACCAATCTCTACCTGCCCTTTTACTCCGGGCCGGTGCTCTACCTCGGCTGGCTTTACGTCATCTTCGGGGCGTTCGTGATCGTCGCGTTCGGCAATGCAGTGAACCTCACCGACGGGCTAGACGGACTGGCCACCATGCCGGTGATCATCGCTTCGATCGCCTTCCTCATCATCGCTTATCTGGTCGGCAATGCGAAGTTCGCCACCTACCTCGGCATCCCGCACGTACCGGGCGTCGGCGACCTCACGGTGCTGCTGCTGGCAGTGGTCGGGGCGGGGCTCGCGTTCCTCTGGTTCAACGCGCCCCCGGCGGCGGTCTTCATGGGCGACACCGGAAGCCTCGCACTCGGCGGAGCCCTCGGCGCGGTTGCGGTCGCCTGCCATCACGAGTTCGTGCTGGCGATCGTCGGCGGGCTGTTCGTGCTCGAAGCCGTCAGCGTCATCATCCAGGTTTTCTGGTTCAAGCGCACCGGCCGGCGCATCTTCAAGATGGCGCCGATCCATCATCATTTCGAGCAGCTCGGGTGGAGCGAGCCGACCGTGGTGATCCGCTTCTGGATCGTCGCCTTCATCCTCGCGCTGGCGGGGCTGTCGACCCTCAAGCTCCGGTGATCACGGCCCGCGCCTGGGCCGGCCGGCACTATGCGGTCTACGGCCTGGCGCGATCGGGCCTCGCGACGGTGCGCGCGCTGCTGGCGAGCGGGGCGACGGTCACCGCGTGGGACGAGCGGGAAGTGGCGAGGGCTGCGCTCAAATCCTCCCCTGCCGTTGCAGGGGAGGGGGACCGCTCGCCATCGGCGACTGGTGGAGGGGCCCCTCCGTCAGTCGCTGGCGCGACTGCCACCTCCCCTGCAAGGGCAGGGGAGGATCAGTTGACCCTCGCCCCCCTCGACGACCTCTCGGGCATCGACGCCCTCGTCCTCTCCCCCGGCGTTCCGCTCAACACCCACCCGCTCGCCGCCCGCGCCCGCGAGGCAGGGGTCGAAATCATCGGCGACATCGAGCTGTTCGCCCGCGCCCGGCCCGAGCTGCCGGCGCACAATGTGGTCGGGATCACCGGCACCAACGGCAAGTCGACGACGACGGCGCTGGTCCACCACATCCTGAAGACCGCCGGCGTGCCGACGACGATGGGCGGCAACATCGGCCTGCCGATCCTAGCGCAGAACCCGCTGCCCGCGGGCGGGGTCTATGTGCTCGAGCTGTCGAGCTACCAGATCGACCTGACGCAGAGCCTCGACTGCGATGTCGCGGTGCTGCTCAACATCACGCCGGATCATCTCGACCGGTACGACAGCTTCGAGGCCTATGCAGCAAGCAAGGCTCGGCTGTTCGACATGTCGAGCGGCGAGACGGTCATCGTGGGCAGCGACGCACCGACGCGCTCGATCGCTTCCCGTCATCCCCGCGCAAGCGGGGATCCCGCTTCTTCCCTCAAGCTGGACCCCCGCTTCCGCGGGGGTGACGCCTTGGTGGGACCGCACAACGAGCAGAACATTCTGGCGGCGCTCCTCACCGCGCAGGCGCTCGGAATCGCTGACGAACAAATCGCCGACGCCCTTCACACCTATCCCGGCCTGCCCCATCGAATGGAGCGCGTGGCGAACCGCGACGGCGTCCTGTTCGTCAACGACAGCAAAGCCACCAATGCGGAATCCGCCGCTCCGGCGCTCGCCGCGTTCGAGCGTGTTCGGTGGATCGTCGGGGGGCTCGCCAAGACCGAGGATCTGGGGCCTGCGGCCGACCACCTCGGCCATGTCGCCAAGGCCTACACCATCGGCAAGGCCGGGCCGATGTTCGCCCGCCTGCTGGAAGCTCGCGGTGTGGCCGTGGAGCCATGCGAAACGCTTGAAAATGCGGTGAATCGCGCGGCGGCGGATTCACAGCCGGGCGATGTTGTTCTACTCTCCCCGGCGAGCGCCTCGTTCGACCAGTTCCGGGACTTCGAGGCGCGCGGGGAAGCGTTCCGAAACGCCGTGGGGGCATTGTCATGACCAGCATCACTGGAAGACTGAAGGCGACGCGCGGCCTGGTCGACGCGAACCGCTACGGCCGGGCCGACCGCTCCGCCATCGGCCGCTGGTTCTGGGAGATCGACCGAGTCCTGCTGCTGCTGGTCACGGTGCTGATCGCGATCGGGCTGATCGCGGTCGCCGCCGCCTCGCCTGCGGCGGGCGAGCGCTACTCGGGCGGCACGCTCCAGCTTGCCGGGCTGCACTTCTTTTATCGCCAGCTCGTCTGGATCGCGCTGTCGGTACCGGTGATGGTCGGCATTTCGATGATGCCGCGCGAGCGGGCTCGCCGCCTGTCGCTCGTCGGCGCCGCGGTGTTCATGGCGATGCTGGTGTTCGTCCCGATCATCGGGCCTGAGGTGAACGGCGCCCGGCGCTGGATCGGCGTCGGCTTCGCGCAAGTCCAGCCGTCGGAGTTCCTCAAGCCCTTCTTTGTCGTGTCGATGGCGTGGCTACTTTCCCTCAAGGAGGGCGACAAGAGCCTGCCGGTCTATCCCGCCTCGGCGCTGGTGGTCGGGATCGTCGCGGTGCTGTTGATGAAGCAGCCCGACTTTGGTTCGACGGTCATCTTCGTCACCGTGTGGGTGGCGATGCTGGCGCTCGCCGGCCTGCCGCTCCGGATCCTCGGGATCATCGGCGCGCTCGGCGCGGTCGGCGTCGTCCTCGCCTACTTCTTCTACCCCGTCGCCACCGTCCGGATCGACGGCTTCCTCTATGGCGAAGGCGACAACTTCCAGGTGATCAACGCGATGCGGACGCTGACCGCGGGCGGACTGCTCGGCATGGGCCCGGGCGCCGGGACCCGCAAGTTCGGCCTGCCCGAGCCGCACACCGACTACATCTTCTCGGTCATCGGCGAGGAGTTCGGGCTGATCGCCTGCATCGCCATCGCCTGCCTCTACCTGGCGATCGTCGCCCGCGTGCTGATCAAGCTGCTCGACGAGGAGAACAGCTTCGCCATTCTCGCCGCGGCCGGTCTGGCGGTAGAGTTCGGGCTGCAGGCGATGATCAACATGGCGGTCAACGTCCACCTGGCACCGTCCAAGGGCATGACCCTGCCGTTCATCAGCTATGGTGGCTCGTCGATGCTGGCGTTGTCCATCGGGATGGGGCTTCTGCTCGCCTTTACCCGCAGAAATCCGTATCTGAAGCGCTCGCCCTATGTCGTGAAGTGGAGCGGGGACCGGGAAACCGCGTGACGCGCATGAATTTCGTACTCGCCGCCGGAGGAACCGGCGGACACATGATCCCCGCCCATGCCCTCGCCGCCGAGCTGAAGCGGCGGGGCCATGGCGTGCTACTGATCACCGACGATCGGGGCCGGCGCATTCCGGGCCTGTTTGACGGCGTGCCCGTCCATGTGCTGCCGGCCGGGCGCCTCGGCGGTGGCCCGCTCGGCCTCCTCAAGGCGGTGCGCTCGGTGCTCGCCGGGCGGCGCGAAGCGAAGCGGCTCTATCGCCAGCACCGGCCCGACGCCGTGGTGGGGTTCGGCGGCTACCCGGCCTTCCCCGCGCTGCTCGCGGCGTCGTCGCTGAAGATCCCGACCGTCCTGCACGAGCAGAATGCGGTGCTGGGCCGGGTCAATCGGCTGCTGGCGCGCGAAGCGCAGGCGATCGCCACGGCTTACCCGACGATCGAGAAGCTCAAGCCTGCCCAGCAGGGTAAGGTACGGCTGGTCGGCAACCCGGTGCGCGACAGCATCGTCCGGCTAGGCGAGCTGCCGTTCCCCGCATTCGACGAGGTGGCGCCGCTCAAGATCCTGGTGACGGGCGGAAGCCAGGGCGCCTCGGTGCTGAGTGACGTGGTGCCGGCCGGGCTGGGTGCGCTCGATGCGTCGCTCCGCCATCGGCTTCAGGTCGTCCAACAAGTCCGCCCGGAGGAGATGGAGCGGGTCCGTGAAACGTATCGCAAGCTGGAGATCCCGGCCGATCTCGCCACCTACATCCACGATATGCCGGCCGAACTCGGCGAGGCCCATGTGGTAATCGGGCGGGCGGGCGCCTCGACCATCGCCGAGTTGACCGCGGCGGGGCGACCTGCCGTGCTGATCCCGCTGCCGATCGCCACCGACGACCACCAGACCGCCAACGCGCGCGAGATGGTGAAGTCGGGCGGAGCGCGGATGATCGTCCAGACCGAATTCACGCCCGACACTCTGGCCCGCCAGATCGAGGCGCTCGCCGCCGACCCGGTCGCGCTCGCCAACGCGGCGGCGCGCGCCCTAGCGGTCGGGCGTCCGCATGCCGCAAGCGACCTCGCCGACCTCGTCGAGCAGGTCGCAGGAAAGGCGTCGCCGCTGCTGGTCGGGCCGGCCAAGACCCGGCCTGCCCGGCTCAGCGCCGCTGCCGCGGGCGCCCCGGCATGAAGGCGTTCGGGACCGATATCGGGACGATCCACTTCATCGGCATTGGCGGCATCGGCATGTCCGGCATCGCGGAGGTGATGCACCAGCTCGGCTACAAGGTGCAGGGCTCGGACCAGAGCGAGAGCTATGTCGTCGAGGGGCTCCGCAAGGCGGGCATCCCGGTGATGGTCGGGCAGAGCGCCGACAATCTCGGCGACGCGACGGTCGTGGTCTGCTCGACCGCGATCCGCGACGACAACCCCGAGGTCCGCGCCGCCGCCGAGCGCCGCCTGCCGCGGGTGCGGCGGGCGGAGATGCTGGCCGAGCTGATGCGGATGCAGTCGACCATCGCGGTCGCCGGCACCCACGGCAAGACCACCACCACCTCGCTGATCGCGGCGATGCTCGACAGCGGCGGGATTCATCCGACCGTGATCAACGGCGGGATCATCAACAGCTACGGCTCCAACGCACGGCTGGGTTCGTCCGACTGGATGGTGGTTGAGGCCGACGAGAGCGACGGCAGTTTCCTCCGGCTTGACGGCACCATCGCGGTGGTGACCAACATCGACCCCGAGCACCTCGAGCACTACGGCAGCTTCGAGCGGGTGAAGGACTGTTTCGTCGAGTTCATCGAGAACGTCCCCTTCTACGGGCTGGCGGTGATGTGCGTCGACCATCCCGAGGTGCAGAACATCCTGTCGCGGATCCGCGACCGCCGCGTCGTGACCTACGGCTTCTCCGCGCTCGCCGACCTGCGGGCCGACAATGTGACCGCCGAGGCGGGCGGATCGCGCTTCGACGCGGTCGTTCGCGGCGCGAACGGCGAGCGGCGGGTGATCGAGGGCGTCCGCGTCCCCATGCCCGGGCGCCACAATGTCCAGAACGCGCTGGCCGCGATTGCGGTCGGACTCGAGCTTGGCATGGACGACGAAGGGATCGCCCGCGGGCTGGAAGGCTTCGGCGGGGTCAAGCGCCGCTTCACCCGCGTCGGCGAGGTCGACGGCGCGACGATCATCGACGACTATGCCCATCATCCGGTGGAGATCCGCGCGGTGCTGTCGGCGGCGCGCGAGGGGATCGGCGAGGGCCGGGTGATCGCGGTCGTCCAGCCGCACCGCTACTCCCGGCTTCAGTCGCTGATGGACGACTTCACCAACGCCTTCAACGACGCCGACGTGGTGCTCGTCAGCCCGGTCTATGCGGCCGGCGAGGCGCCGATCGAGGGTGTCGACAACGAAGCGCTGGCCGAGCAGCTGCGCGCCAAGGGGCACCGCGCCGTCCACACCGTCGACGACAACGGCCACCTCGCTCGCTGCCTGCGCGATCTCGTCGCGAACGGCGACATGGTGATCTGCATGGGCGCCGGCGACATCACCAAATGGGCGGCGGGCCTGGCCGGGGCGATCGGCAGCGCCCGGGAAAGCCGATGAGCGGCCTTCTTTCCGACACCAACCGCCCCGGGCTCGTCGCCGATCGGACGCCGTTCGGCGTGCAGGGCAAGCTGACCCGCAACGCTCCGCTGGCGCCGCTCGTCTGGTTCAAGGCCGGTGGCGCCGCCGAATGGCTGTTTGAGCCGAAGGACGTGGACGACCTTGCCGCGGCGCTGCGCGGGCTCGATCCCGCCGTCCCGGTCATGGGCCTGGGTCTCGGCTCCAACCTCATCGTTCGCGATGGCGGCGTGCCCGGCGTGGTAGTCCGCCTCGGCAAGGCGTTCGCCAAGGTCGAGCGGCTCGACGATCTCACCCTGCGCTGCGGCGGCGGGGCGAGCGGGATCCTCGTCTCCTCGGCCGCGCGAGACGCGGGGATCGCCGGCATCGAGTTCCTCCGCTCCATCCCCGGTACGGTCGGCGGCTTCGTCCGGATGAACGGCGGCGCCTACGGGCGCGAGGTGCGGGACATCCTCGTCGAGGCCGAGGTGGTGCTCCGCTCGGGCGAGCGGCGGACGCTGTCGCTCGACGAACTCGGCTACACCTATCGCCACAGCGCGCTGCCCGTGCAGGCGATCGTCGTTTCCGCCACCTTCCGGGGCACCGAGGGCGAGTCAGCGGCGATCCAGGCCGAGATGGACCGCATCGCCGCCAGCCGCGAGGCCTCGCAGCCGCTGCGCTCGAAGACCGGTGGTTCAACCTTCAAGAACCCGCTGCCGAGCAAGGCGTGGGAGGTCATCGACCGGGCCGGCTGCCGGGGCCTGACGATCGGCGATGCCCAAGTCTCGGAAAAGCATTGCAACTTCCTCCTCAACTTGGGAAGCGCGACGAGCGCGGACATCGAGGCATTGGGCGAGGAGGTCCGGCGCCGGGTGCGCGCCGACAGCGGCGTCGAGCTGGAATGGGAGATTCAGCGGGTGGGAGTGAAGGGGTGAACCGCGACATGCACGTGGTCGTGCTGATGGGCGGCTGGTCGTCCGAGCGCGACGTGTCGCTGACCAGCGGTCGCGGGGTCGCCGACGCGCTGCGCGAGCGTGGCTGGTCCAACGTCACCACCCTCGACATGGAGCGCGACGTCGCCGCCAAGCTGGCCGAGCTCCGGCCTGACGTCGTGTTCAACGCCCTGCACGGCACGCCCGGCGAGGACGGGACGGTTCAGGGCATGCTCGACCTGATGGGAATCCGCTATACCCACAGCGGGCTCACCACCTCGGCGATCGCGATCGACAAGGAACTGACCAAGCTGCTGCTGGTCCCGGCCGGAGTGCGCATGCCGGCGGGCACGATCGTCGACAGCGAGACGCTCTACGACGCCGACCCGATCGCCCGGCCCTATGTGCTGAAGCCGGTCAACGAGGGATCGTCGGTCGGCGTGGCGATCGTCACCCAGGAGAGCAATTACGGGTCGCCGATCGGTCGCGAGACCGAGGGACCGTGGAAGCATTTCGACCGATTGCTGGCCGAGCCGTTCGTGCGGGGGCACGAGCTGACCGTCGCGGTGGTCGGCGGCGAGTCGCTGTGCGTCACCGAACTGAAACCGCGCACCGGCTTCTACGATTACGAGAGCAAATACACCGATGGCATGACCGAGCATGTCTGCCCTGCCGACGTTCCCGCCGACATCGCCGCGGCGATGATGCGGATGGCGGCGGATGCGCACCGGGTGCTCGGCTGCAAGGGCGCCTCGCGCTCAGACTTCCGCTGGGACGACGAGCAGGGCGAAGACGGCCTCTACCTGCTCGAGGTCAACACCCAGCCCGGCATGACCCCGCTCAGCCTCGTTCCCGAACAGGCGAAGCAGCGCGGCATTTCTTATGGTGAACTGGTCGAGAAGCTGATCGCGGAGGCGCTGGAGTAATGGCGGCGGCGGGGGCACGGAAAGGCAAGGCCAAGAAGGGTGGTCGGCCGACCGCCGCGCGCAAGCTGGCGGCGGCGCTGCCGCTTGAGGAAGGCAGCGCGAACAAGCTTGCGGGATGGGGAATTGGGCTGTTCGTGGCGTTCCTCGTCGCGCTGCTGATCGTAGCCTTCGGCATTCCGCGTCTGATCGGCGAGCAGCTTGGCGAAGCGGTCGGTGGCGCCGGCTTCGAGCTCAAGCGGGTCGACATCAAGGGCAACCGCCACATGGCGACCGCGCCCATCTACGCC
This window harbors:
- the murC gene encoding UDP-N-acetylmuramate--L-alanine ligase, producing MKAFGTDIGTIHFIGIGGIGMSGIAEVMHQLGYKVQGSDQSESYVVEGLRKAGIPVMVGQSADNLGDATVVVCSTAIRDDNPEVRAAAERRLPRVRRAEMLAELMRMQSTIAVAGTHGKTTTTSLIAAMLDSGGIHPTVINGGIINSYGSNARLGSSDWMVVEADESDGSFLRLDGTIAVVTNIDPEHLEHYGSFERVKDCFVEFIENVPFYGLAVMCVDHPEVQNILSRIRDRRVVTYGFSALADLRADNVTAEAGGSRFDAVVRGANGERRVIEGVRVPMPGRHNVQNALAAIAVGLELGMDDEGIARGLEGFGGVKRRFTRVGEVDGATIIDDYAHHPVEIRAVLSAAREGIGEGRVIAVVQPHRYSRLQSLMDDFTNAFNDADVVLVSPVYAAGEAPIEGVDNEALAEQLRAKGHRAVHTVDDNGHLARCLRDLVANGDMVICMGAGDITKWAAGLAGAIGSARESR
- the murD gene encoding UDP-N-acetylmuramoyl-L-alanine--D-glutamate ligase, which gives rise to MITARAWAGRHYAVYGLARSGLATVRALLASGATVTAWDEREVARAALKSSPAVAGEGDRSPSATGGGAPPSVAGATATSPARAGEDQLTLAPLDDLSGIDALVLSPGVPLNTHPLAARAREAGVEIIGDIELFARARPELPAHNVVGITGTNGKSTTTALVHHILKTAGVPTTMGGNIGLPILAQNPLPAGGVYVLELSSYQIDLTQSLDCDVAVLLNITPDHLDRYDSFEAYAASKARLFDMSSGETVIVGSDAPTRSIASRHPRASGDPASSLKLDPRFRGGDALVGPHNEQNILAALLTAQALGIADEQIADALHTYPGLPHRMERVANRDGVLFVNDSKATNAESAAPALAAFERVRWIVGGLAKTEDLGPAADHLGHVAKAYTIGKAGPMFARLLEARGVAVEPCETLENAVNRAAADSQPGDVVLLSPASASFDQFRDFEARGEAFRNAVGALS
- the mraY gene encoding phospho-N-acetylmuramoyl-pentapeptide-transferase — encoded protein: MLYLIAEYFGFPHLLNLVRYISFRAGAASATALVIGLIWGPTFIGWLRVRQGKGQPIRADGPQTHLAKRGTPTMGGLLILISVGISVLLWMDLRNPYVWACLLVTGGFGLIGFLDDWDKVRKAHHAGLSGKTRLMFEFLIAGAATFLMVQSGNTNLYLPFYSGPVLYLGWLYVIFGAFVIVAFGNAVNLTDGLDGLATMPVIIASIAFLIIAYLVGNAKFATYLGIPHVPGVGDLTVLLLAVVGAGLAFLWFNAPPAAVFMGDTGSLALGGALGAVAVACHHEFVLAIVGGLFVLEAVSVIIQVFWFKRTGRRIFKMAPIHHHFEQLGWSEPTVVIRFWIVAFILALAGLSTLKLR
- a CDS encoding FtsW/RodA/SpoVE family cell cycle protein; amino-acid sequence: MTSITGRLKATRGLVDANRYGRADRSAIGRWFWEIDRVLLLLVTVLIAIGLIAVAAASPAAGERYSGGTLQLAGLHFFYRQLVWIALSVPVMVGISMMPRERARRLSLVGAAVFMAMLVFVPIIGPEVNGARRWIGVGFAQVQPSEFLKPFFVVSMAWLLSLKEGDKSLPVYPASALVVGIVAVLLMKQPDFGSTVIFVTVWVAMLALAGLPLRILGIIGALGAVGVVLAYFFYPVATVRIDGFLYGEGDNFQVINAMRTLTAGGLLGMGPGAGTRKFGLPEPHTDYIFSVIGEEFGLIACIAIACLYLAIVARVLIKLLDEENSFAILAAAGLAVEFGLQAMINMAVNVHLAPSKGMTLPFISYGGSSMLALSIGMGLLLAFTRRNPYLKRSPYVVKWSGDRETA
- the murG gene encoding undecaprenyldiphospho-muramoylpentapeptide beta-N-acetylglucosaminyltransferase, producing the protein MNFVLAAGGTGGHMIPAHALAAELKRRGHGVLLITDDRGRRIPGLFDGVPVHVLPAGRLGGGPLGLLKAVRSVLAGRREAKRLYRQHRPDAVVGFGGYPAFPALLAASSLKIPTVLHEQNAVLGRVNRLLAREAQAIATAYPTIEKLKPAQQGKVRLVGNPVRDSIVRLGELPFPAFDEVAPLKILVTGGSQGASVLSDVVPAGLGALDASLRHRLQVVQQVRPEEMERVRETYRKLEIPADLATYIHDMPAELGEAHVVIGRAGASTIAELTAAGRPAVLIPLPIATDDHQTANAREMVKSGGARMIVQTEFTPDTLARQIEALAADPVALANAAARALAVGRPHAASDLADLVEQVAGKASPLLVGPAKTRPARLSAAAAGAPA
- a CDS encoding D-alanine--D-alanine ligase; this encodes MGDSAGGSEGVNRDMHVVVLMGGWSSERDVSLTSGRGVADALRERGWSNVTTLDMERDVAAKLAELRPDVVFNALHGTPGEDGTVQGMLDLMGIRYTHSGLTTSAIAIDKELTKLLLVPAGVRMPAGTIVDSETLYDADPIARPYVLKPVNEGSSVGVAIVTQESNYGSPIGRETEGPWKHFDRLLAEPFVRGHELTVAVVGGESLCVTELKPRTGFYDYESKYTDGMTEHVCPADVPADIAAAMMRMAADAHRVLGCKGASRSDFRWDDEQGEDGLYLLEVNTQPGMTPLSLVPEQAKQRGISYGELVEKLIAEALE
- the murB gene encoding UDP-N-acetylmuramate dehydrogenase, with the protein product MSGLLSDTNRPGLVADRTPFGVQGKLTRNAPLAPLVWFKAGGAAEWLFEPKDVDDLAAALRGLDPAVPVMGLGLGSNLIVRDGGVPGVVVRLGKAFAKVERLDDLTLRCGGGASGILVSSAARDAGIAGIEFLRSIPGTVGGFVRMNGGAYGREVRDILVEAEVVLRSGERRTLSLDELGYTYRHSALPVQAIVVSATFRGTEGESAAIQAEMDRIAASREASQPLRSKTGGSTFKNPLPSKAWEVIDRAGCRGLTIGDAQVSEKHCNFLLNLGSATSADIEALGEEVRRRVRADSGVELEWEIQRVGVKG